In Nostoc edaphicum CCNP1411, the sequence GCAATTATGGAATCCTGTTGCTTAACTACCACATCCACCGCCACGCCAATTAAGCCGGGTGGTGCTAAGTCGAAAAATTTATTGAGGGTAGAATAAGTAGTCGCCAGCCAAATTTGTTTACGATACTGGTGTCCATACTCAAGCAAACGCTGGAGAGGATGCGCTGAATGTTTACGCCTTCTTGATGCCCGATGAGATTTTAATGCAGTAGCCACGGCTTTTTGCGATTTCGTGTCACTGATATTACCACGGAACAAAGTCTTGAGTCCTAAGTCCTGAGTCTGAAGATTGATTCAGACAGACTAGTACCGCAAGGCGGAATTCAAAATTTAAAATTCAAAATTCAAAATGAATACAGCGTAAGAGTTTCGTTGATTTTGAAGAGGTGGTTAATTTACGCCGTGTTGTACTAGTGAGAAACTAGTAACTGAGTTTATTCAAGGACTGGGGAGAAGTGGGCAAGGGGAGCAGAGGAGCAGGGGGAGAATAACAAATAACAAATAACAAATAACAAATGACCAATGACAAATGACAAATGACCAATGACAAATGACCAATGACTAACTAAATATTGGAGAGAGGAATTTGAAAAATCAGCAATTTGGTAATTGGCAAACCACAGTTTTGGGAATTGTGTTAGCAATACTAGTGATTATTGGGCTAAATTCCTTTATCATTATTAACCCAGGACAAGCAGGAGTAATTAGCATCTTGGGTAAAGCGAGAGATGGCGCTTTATTGGAAGGTATTCACGTGAAACCGCCTTTTATCACTGTGATAGATGTGTATGATTTAACAGTGCAAAAATTTGAAGTCCCAGCGGAGAGTTCCACTAAAGATTTGCAAAATTTATCTGCGAGATTTGCAATTAACTTTCGCCTCGATCCGATAAAGGTAGTTGAAGTTAGAAGGAAGCAAGGAACATTAGAGAATATTGTATCAAAAATCATTGCTCCTCAGACACAAGAAGCATTTAAAATTGCCGCAGCTAGAAGAACAGTAGAAGAAGCAATTACGAAACGAAGTGAATTGAAAGAAGACTTCGATCAAGCGTTAGGCGATCGCTTAGACAAATATGGGATAATTGTATTAGATACTAGCGTAGTTGATTTAGCGTTCTCACCAGAATTTGCCAAAGCAGTCGAAGAAAAACAAATTGCTGAACAACGGGCGCAAAGAGCAGTTTATGTAGCACGTGAAGCTGAACAAGAAGCACAAGCAGACGTTAATCGCGCCAAAGGGAGAGCAGAAGCTCAAAGACTTTTAGCAGAGACACTCAAAGCCCAAGGAGGACAGTTAGTTCTGCAAAAAGAAGCCATTGAAGCTTGGAAGACTGGCGGCGCTCAGATGCCCAAAGTCCTGGTTATGGGTAATGACTCAAAAAATGGTGTGCCCTTTATATTCAACCTTGGGAATGTCCAAAATCAACCGTAAAAGGGAAGTGGGCATGAGATAACAAGGTCTAAAATTATGGAGTTTGCTCTGACCTCAGACAAATTCTACAATACATTGGACTATTCCCAATTCAAAATCTAAAATCCAAAATGGGATAAGTTGGGCTAGTACAGGTTGGTGTAAATAAACCTACTATTTCATTACAGCCAGAAAGCCCGGAATTAAAGCATGAGTGACGAATGGCACTAAGAAAAGCCCAAAGACTTATTGTATCCTCGTTCCCAGCCTCTAGGCTGGGAACTAGTTCCGAGAGGCTCTGCCTCTTGTCAAGCTATGGAGGCGGAGCCTCCGAGAATTGTTTCCCAGCCTGGAGGCTAGGAACCAGTTGAGGCAAGGGCTGTATCTTAACTTAATGCCATTCGCATGAGTGACTTTTGACCCTTCGACTCCTTTCGACTGCGCTCAAGGCAAGTCGCTCAGGGTCAAACTTCCGCCTTGCGGTAGTAGCCCCAACTCAAACACCACAGAAAAACCAACCAGATAATAGTCGAAGTTTATGTCAACCCCTAATCCTCAGAATCTCACCGCCGAAGAAGCGAAAAAATTACTGAACAAATTCAACTGTCTAGACATTGCCCCTATCCTCAACTCATCAGAAAAAGTTGTAGTTCGTAATGCCTTAATTTTGCTCACCAAGCTTACTGATTACCAAATATTAGGAATTTGTGCAGATACAGCAGAAGAAGGAATATTGGCAATGAAAACCTATTCTCTGGCTTTGGGTTATGAACCACCAAATAATTTACTGACACCCGAAGGCCCAGTTTATATCAAATTAAATGGTAAAAATGGCTTATGTTATCTTGATTCCTATGATGGACATCATCGTGGCGTATTAGTATCTTGCCAGTCTTATGACGAAGATGGAATCAACGAAATGTATGGACACCTTCCCTTGGACTTATTTGTATAGAATTCGACAATGTAGGTAAGGTATTTACCTTACCTACTCACTAATGAAAAATAATTAATGACTTCAATCTTATGAGTATTATTACACTACAATCAGTCAAAAAAGACTTTGGCATCAAGGAAATTTTAAAAGATGCTAGCTTTAGCCTTGATGCTACCGATAAAGTTGGATTAATTGGTACTAACGGTTCTGGCAAATCAACCTTATTAAAAATGATCGCTGGGTTAGAATCCATTGATAGCGGTCAAATTTTAATTAACTCCGGTTCTAAAATTATCTACTTACCGCAGCTGCCAGATTTAGATGAAAATCATACAGTTTTAGAGCAAGTTTTCGCTGACAGTGGCGAACATACGACTTTAGTACGCGAGTATGAAGAACTTTCTGATAAATTGGTTCACTATCCAGATGATAGTCAACTCATGTCTCGCCTTTCTGTGGTGATGCAACGGATGGATACGAGTG encodes:
- a CDS encoding prohibitin family protein, giving the protein MKNQQFGNWQTTVLGIVLAILVIIGLNSFIIINPGQAGVISILGKARDGALLEGIHVKPPFITVIDVYDLTVQKFEVPAESSTKDLQNLSARFAINFRLDPIKVVEVRRKQGTLENIVSKIIAPQTQEAFKIAAARRTVEEAITKRSELKEDFDQALGDRLDKYGIIVLDTSVVDLAFSPEFAKAVEEKQIAEQRAQRAVYVAREAEQEAQADVNRAKGRAEAQRLLAETLKAQGGQLVLQKEAIEAWKTGGAQMPKVLVMGNDSKNGVPFIFNLGNVQNQP
- a CDS encoding DUF1824 family protein — translated: MSTPNPQNLTAEEAKKLLNKFNCLDIAPILNSSEKVVVRNALILLTKLTDYQILGICADTAEEGILAMKTYSLALGYEPPNNLLTPEGPVYIKLNGKNGLCYLDSYDGHHRGVLVSCQSYDEDGINEMYGHLPLDLFV